A stretch of Clostridia bacterium DNA encodes these proteins:
- the pfkA gene encoding 6-phosphofructokinase produces the protein MNKIAVMTSGGDAPGMNPAIRAVVRKSVYHGLSVVGIKRGFEGLLNSDFEQMDVSSVGDIVTRGGTKLLSARCEEFLKEEVQIEAANTLRKHDIDGLIVIGGDGSFRGALALQKQGIKVVGVPGTIDNDIAGTEMTIGFDTAVNTALEAISKLRDTATSHERLFLVEVMGRHCGAIALATGIAGGAEAILIPEMPIDYDKLTASILRGKARGKISSIIVVAEGATHVADVEKLLKERTGANVRTVILGHLQRGGSPTVSDSILASRMGAAAVDFLREGKNGVMTALLQGNIEAVPLEDCLNKSSSFDEKLYHLAEILAI, from the coding sequence ATGAATAAAATAGCAGTCATGACATCAGGTGGAGATGCTCCAGGTATGAATCCAGCTATTCGGGCAGTAGTTAGAAAATCTGTCTATCATGGGCTCTCTGTGGTAGGTATCAAGAGGGGATTTGAGGGGCTTCTTAATAGCGATTTCGAGCAGATGGATGTTTCTAGTGTAGGAGACATTGTTACCCGTGGGGGGACAAAACTTTTGTCTGCACGATGTGAGGAATTTTTGAAAGAAGAAGTCCAAATTGAAGCAGCAAATACGCTAAGGAAACACGATATAGACGGCTTGATTGTCATCGGTGGAGATGGAAGTTTCCGAGGGGCATTGGCACTACAGAAGCAAGGCATAAAGGTAGTCGGCGTGCCAGGCACGATTGACAATGATATTGCAGGCACTGAAATGACGATTGGTTTTGACACCGCTGTGAATACTGCTTTGGAGGCCATATCCAAACTTAGAGATACTGCAACCAGTCATGAACGATTGTTTCTGGTGGAAGTGATGGGTAGACATTGTGGTGCCATAGCCCTGGCGACAGGAATAGCCGGTGGAGCGGAAGCCATACTGATACCAGAAATGCCCATCGACTACGATAAACTTACCGCTAGCATCTTACGAGGCAAGGCTAGAGGAAAAATTTCTAGTATTATTGTGGTTGCAGAAGGAGCTACGCATGTAGCGGATGTGGAGAAGCTTCTCAAAGAACGCACCGGAGCAAATGTCAGAACTGTGATCCTAGGGCATTTGCAACGCGGGGGCTCGCCGACGGTAAGTGATTCCATTTTAGCGAGTCGCATGGGTGCTGCCGCGGTAGATTTCTTGCGAGAGGGTAAAAATGGTGTAATGACAGCACTTCTTCAGGGAAATATTGAAGCAGTTCCGTTGGAGGACTGTTTAAATAAGAGTAGTAGCTTTGATGAAAAATTGTACCACTTGGCCGAAATCTTGGCCATATAG
- the mtrB gene encoding trp RNA-binding attenuation protein MtrB, whose product MKCDMDYIVVKALENGVTIMGLTRGRDTKSHHSEKIDKGEVLIAQFTETTAGIKIRGKAKIYTKHGEVDND is encoded by the coding sequence ATGAAGTGTGATATGGATTATATTGTTGTGAAGGCACTTGAAAACGGTGTGACCATCATGGGACTTACAAGAGGTCGTGATACAAAAAGTCATCATTCAGAAAAAATTGATAAGGGTGAAGTCTTGATTGCTCAGTTTACAGAAACAACAGCAGGCATAAAAATCAGGGGAAAAGCTAAAATTTATACCAAACATGGAGAAGTGGACAACGATTAG
- the coaD gene encoding pantetheine-phosphate adenylyltransferase, protein MKIAVYPGSFDPLTNGHLDIIERSVHIFDKVILAIAKENYKESLFSVEERIEMIAEALKGYETVKIEAFEGLLVQYAKKKGACALIRGLRAVSDFEYEFQMSLMNRKLEPDVETVFLMTSAENAFISSTMIKQVASLQGNIHGLVPPVVEKALFRTFKGD, encoded by the coding sequence ATGAAGATCGCCGTCTATCCTGGGTCTTTTGACCCACTAACGAATGGACATCTTGATATCATCGAGCGGTCGGTGCATATCTTTGATAAAGTAATATTAGCGATAGCGAAGGAAAACTATAAAGAGTCACTGTTTTCTGTTGAGGAGCGCATCGAAATGATTGCCGAAGCGCTAAAGGGCTATGAGACTGTGAAAATTGAAGCCTTTGAAGGATTGTTAGTGCAATATGCCAAGAAAAAAGGAGCATGTGCCTTAATCCGGGGTTTGCGCGCAGTATCAGACTTTGAATATGAATTTCAGATGTCGCTTATGAACCGCAAACTAGAACCTGATGTTGAAACGGTATTTCTGATGACATCAGCAGAAAATGCCTTTATCAGTTCGACGATGATCAAACAGGTTGCATCTTTACAGGGTAATATTCACGGCTTGGTTCCACCGGTCGTGGAGAAAGCTTTATTCCGAACATTCAAAGGGGATTAA